A portion of the Salarias fasciatus chromosome 15, fSalaFa1.1, whole genome shotgun sequence genome contains these proteins:
- the tmem244 gene encoding putative transmembrane protein 244 → MLLDYCCRCCGFTLIKRHGPFTLKGTPSDTWVVLQNLLMCMVCFYSLYYIVVSVCIGLLRVHEINSLLAPFDYTTQPSWHNPKYLVGVISTEVTYVLGGLVFAWIVEEWVWDYAITVTLLHVAMTVAVMSDFPSAEHWWIALGSGLVMMIFGGQLLAYKLFRSNFVYPAELQNF, encoded by the exons ATGTTGTTGGACTACTGCTGTCGCTGCTGTGGATTCACCCTCATAAAACGCCATGGGCCGTTCACCCTCAAGGGCACACCCAGTGATACCTGG GTCgttctgcagaacctgctgatgtgcaTGGTGTGCTTCTACTCTCTCTACTACATTGTGGTCAGTGTTTGCATTGGACTGCTCAG ggttcACGAGATCAACAGCTTGTTGGCTCCGTTCGACTACACAACACAACCGTCATGGCACAACCCCAAGTATCTGG TTGGAGTGATCTCCACAGAGGTGACCTACGTTTTAGGAGGGCTGGTGTTTGCCTGGATCGTGGAGGAGTGGGTTTGGGACTACGCCATAACTGTCACACTGCTGCACGTCGCCATGACCGtagcag TGATGTCAGATTTCCCCTCAGCAGAACACTGGTGGATCGCTCTGG GTTCGGGCCTGGTCATGATGATATTTGGGGGACAGCTGCTGGCATACAAACTCTTCAGGAGCAACTTTGTGTATCCTGCTGAACTGCAGAACTTCTAA
- the fkbp6 gene encoding inactive peptidyl-prolyl cis-trans isomerase FKBP6: MPENGITSNVRVIIHAEIAGTQRPFDQLRRGMRDILGDGGILKEVVQPGEGPHVPRNASLIMHYSGYLEYCSQPFETTKNFKYPPMLKLGREVTLPGMELGVLTMQKGEFSRFLFQPSYAYGAIGCPPMIPASAVVLFEIHVIDFLDSGQVDDFYEMSPVEQNAASFSMLLEVVGTLRGFGNLCFAKSRYDNAKGLYKQALVLLGNRETQDEAEKERIRTALLLLYLNLSLTELRLDSPHKALKYSNKALEIDSANTKALYRSGQAYLELGEYESAYRNLVAAQAKKPFDCDINKLLKAAATRYKDSLDKEKDMCLKMFKHL, translated from the exons ATGCCGGAAAACGGAATAACGTCGAATGTTCGGGTGATAATTCATGCCGAGATTGCGGGAACTCAG AGGCCCTTCGATCAGCTACGGAGGGGGATGCGTGACATCTTGGGAGACGGCGGCATCCTGAAGGAGGTGGTCCAACCTGGAGAGGGTCCACATGTGCCCAGAAATGCTTCATTAATAA TGCATTATTCTGGCTATCTGGAATATTGCAGCCAGCCCTTTGAAACCACCAAGAACTTTAAATACCCTCCGATGTTGAAGCTGGGCAGAG AGGTGACGCTGCCTGGGATGGAGCTGGGCGTGTTGACCATGCAGAAGGGGGAGTTCTCCCGCTTCCTCTTCCAGCCCAGCTACGCCTACGGAGCCATTGGCTGTCCTCCCATGATTCCCGCTTCTGCGGTTGTTCTCTTCGAAATCCACGTCATCGACTTCCTTGATTCTGGACAAGTAGATGACTTTTATGAGATGTCTCCG GTGGAGCAGAATgctgcttctttctccatgttGCTTGAAGTCGTCGGCACCTTGCGCGGTTTCGGCAATCTCTGCTTCGCCAAGAGCCGGTACGACAACGCCAAAGGTCTCTACAAACAG GCGCTGGTGCTGCTGGGAAACAGGGAGACGCAGGATGAAGCGGAGAAGGAGAGGATCCGGAcggctctgctcctgctctATCTGAACCTTTCTCTCACCGAGCTCCGTCTGGACAGCCCGCACAAAGCCCTCAAATACTCCAACAAAGCCTTGGAGATAGACTCGGCCAACACAAAGGCTCTGTACCGCAGCGGACAG GCTTACTTGGAGCTGGGGGAGTATGAGAGCGCCTACCGCAACCTCGTCGCCGCTCAGGCAAAGAAACCGTTTGACTGCGACATCAACAAACTCCTGAAAGCGGCAGCTAC GCGCTACAAAGACAGCTTGGACAAAGAAAAGGACATGTGCTTGAAGATGTTCAAACACCTATAG